The Roseicyclus marinus genome has a segment encoding these proteins:
- the hemA gene encoding 5-aminolevulinate synthase, with protein sequence MNYDSALDAALNRLHEEGRYRTFIDIERRRGNFPHAIWKKPDGTEQEITVWCGNDYLGMGQHPVVLNAMHEALEATGAGSGGTRNISGTTVYHKALEAELADLHGKEAALVFTSAYIANDATLSTLPMLFPGLIIYSDELNHASMIEGIRRNGGAKRIFKHNDLADLRAKLAADDPAAPKLIAFESVYSMDGDFGPIAEIVELAREFGALTYLDEVHAVGMYGPRGGGVSEKLGLAGQIDIINGTLGKAYGVMGGYIAASAKMCDAIRSYAPGFIFTTSIPPAVAAGAAASVRHLKTDQGLRDLHQERAAVLKLRLKGMGLPIIDHGSHIVPVIVGDPVHTKKISDMLLSEFGIYVQPINFPTVPRGTERLRFTPSPVHDPKSLDALVRAMDALWSHCALNRAEMSA encoded by the coding sequence GTGAACTACGACAGCGCGCTCGACGCAGCCTTGAATCGCCTGCACGAAGAAGGCCGGTACCGGACCTTTATCGACATCGAGCGCCGTCGGGGCAATTTCCCCCATGCGATCTGGAAAAAGCCCGATGGGACCGAGCAAGAGATCACCGTCTGGTGCGGCAACGATTACCTGGGCATGGGCCAGCACCCGGTCGTGCTGAACGCGATGCACGAGGCGCTGGAGGCGACCGGCGCAGGCTCGGGCGGGACGCGCAACATCTCGGGCACGACGGTCTATCACAAGGCGCTGGAGGCCGAGCTGGCCGATCTGCATGGCAAGGAAGCGGCGCTTGTCTTTACCTCGGCCTACATCGCCAATGACGCGACGCTGTCGACGCTGCCGATGCTGTTTCCCGGGCTGATCATCTATTCGGACGAACTCAACCACGCCTCGATGATCGAGGGGATCCGTCGCAACGGCGGGGCCAAGCGCATCTTCAAGCACAATGACCTTGCCGATCTGCGCGCCAAGCTTGCCGCCGACGATCCGGCCGCGCCCAAGCTCATCGCCTTTGAATCGGTCTATTCGATGGATGGCGATTTCGGCCCCATCGCCGAGATCGTGGAACTGGCCCGCGAATTCGGCGCGCTGACCTATCTCGACGAAGTGCATGCGGTGGGCATGTATGGCCCGCGCGGCGGCGGCGTTTCCGAAAAGCTGGGTCTGGCCGGGCAGATCGACATCATCAACGGCACGCTGGGCAAGGCCTATGGCGTGATGGGCGGCTATATCGCGGCCAGCGCGAAAATGTGCGACGCGATCCGCAGTTACGCGCCGGGCTTCATCTTTACCACCTCGATCCCGCCCGCCGTCGCGGCGGGGGCTGCGGCGAGCGTGCGGCATCTGAAGACCGATCAGGGCTTGCGCGACCTGCACCAGGAACGCGCCGCCGTGCTGAAGCTGCGGCTCAAGGGCATGGGTCTGCCGATCATCGACCATGGCAGCCATATCGTGCCGGTGATCGTGGGCGATCCTGTGCATACGAAAAAGATCTCGGACATGCTGTTGTCGGAATTCGGCATCTACGTGCAGCCGATCAATTTCCCGACGGTTCCGCGTGGCACCGAGCGGCTGCGCTTCACGCCGTCGCCCGTGCATGACCCCAAGTCGCTGGATGCGCTGGTGCGGGCGATGGACGCGCTCTGGAGCCATTGTGCGCTGAATCGTGCCGAGATGTCGGCCTGA
- a CDS encoding helix-turn-helix domain-containing protein — protein sequence MGQDHDQWQGQGEVQPSASPAVAGAFDGYDVTDVPLGDLMRGERATLGKSLLDVERELKIRAAYIAAIENGDVGAFSSAGFIAGYVRSYARYLGIDPEWTFRRFCDETGFYGVHGPSAQQARAAKREVSDAPPRRVDPNEVIQSARISFAPERERLFSGMEPGALGSAAVLVALVLGLGYGAWSVLHDIQRLQIAPVDEAPVPLAQLDPLAGATQGAFAVAQEFDIAVPGPDNFGRIYRPEALETPVLTPRDGALAQLDPDEVGTLGGLDVAPTRDVPRLALAGSVAAEPRATEEPASVRVTEARSDELVIFAVRPSWVRVTSASGATLFEGTLNRGDSYTVPESAEAPLLRSGNAGSVYFAVNGVTMGPAGPGATIARDVVLSADAISTTYAMADAAADPDLPEVAELILSGDPAR from the coding sequence ATGGGTCAAGACCACGACCAGTGGCAGGGGCAGGGTGAAGTGCAACCCAGCGCAAGCCCCGCCGTGGCCGGTGCCTTTGACGGCTATGACGTGACCGATGTGCCGCTGGGCGACCTGATGCGGGGCGAACGCGCCACGCTGGGCAAGTCGCTTCTGGATGTCGAACGCGAACTCAAGATCCGCGCCGCCTATATCGCCGCCATCGAGAATGGCGATGTGGGGGCCTTTTCCTCGGCCGGGTTCATCGCGGGCTATGTGCGGTCCTATGCGCGCTATCTTGGCATCGACCCGGAATGGACCTTCCGCCGCTTTTGCGACGAAACCGGATTTTACGGGGTGCACGGGCCCTCGGCCCAACAGGCGCGCGCGGCCAAGCGCGAGGTGAGCGATGCGCCGCCCCGCCGTGTCGACCCCAACGAGGTGATCCAGAGCGCGCGGATCAGTTTCGCGCCGGAACGCGAGCGGCTGTTTTCGGGGATGGAACCCGGCGCGCTTGGATCGGCGGCGGTGCTGGTCGCGCTGGTGCTGGGGCTGGGCTACGGGGCCTGGTCGGTGCTGCACGACATCCAGCGCCTGCAGATCGCGCCCGTGGACGAGGCGCCGGTGCCGCTGGCGCAGCTCGACCCCTTGGCGGGGGCGACCCAAGGGGCCTTTGCCGTGGCGCAGGAGTTCGACATCGCCGTGCCGGGGCCGGACAATTTCGGACGGATCTACCGGCCCGAGGCGCTGGAAACCCCCGTTCTGACCCCGCGTGACGGCGCGCTGGCGCAGCTTGATCCCGACGAGGTCGGAACCCTGGGCGGGCTGGACGTTGCCCCGACGCGCGACGTGCCGCGGCTGGCCTTGGCCGGGTCCGTGGCGGCAGAACCGCGCGCGACCGAAGAACCGGCCAGCGTGCGCGTGACCGAAGCGCGCAGCGACGAGCTGGTGATCTTTGCGGTGCGCCCGTCCTGGGTGCGGGTGACATCCGCCTCGGGGGCGACGCTGTTCGAGGGGACGTTGAACCGGGGCGACAGCTATACCGTGCCTGAAAGCGCCGAGGCGCCCTTGCTGCGGTCAGGCAATGCGGGTTCGGTCTATTTCGCGGTGAACGGGGTCACCATGGGCCCTGCGGGACCCGGTGCCACGATCGCGCGCGATGTCGTGCTGTCGGCCGATGCAATCAGCACGACCTATGCCATGGCCGATGCCGCCGCCGACCCGGATCTTCCCGAAGTGGCGGAGCTGATCCTGTCGGGCGATCCCGCGCGCTGA
- the ispG gene encoding flavodoxin-dependent (E)-4-hydroxy-3-methylbut-2-enyl-diphosphate synthase, producing MSHNPIRPWRNIDRRKSRKIMVGPVAVGGDAPISVQTMTNTLTTDVKATVEQVQRCAEAGADIVRISVPDEASSRALKEIVRESPVPIVADIHFHYKRGIEAAEAGAACLRINPGNIGDETRVKEVIKAARDHGCSIRIGVNAGSLEKHLLEKYGEPCPEAMIESGLDHIRILQDNDFHEFKISCKASDVFLAAAAYQGLAEATDAPIHLGITEAGGLMSGTIKSSIGLGSLLWAGIGDTIRVSLSADPVEEVKVGFEILKSLGLRHRGVNIISCPSCARQGFDVIKTVEALEKRLEHIKTPMSLSIIGCVVNGPGEALMTDVGFTGGGAGSGMVYLAGVQSHKLSNEGMIEHIVEQVEKKAAEIEAARAAETQAAE from the coding sequence ATGTCGCACAATCCCATCCGTCCCTGGCGCAACATCGACCGCCGGAAAAGCCGCAAGATCATGGTGGGCCCGGTCGCGGTGGGGGGCGATGCGCCGATCAGCGTGCAGACCATGACCAATACGCTGACGACCGATGTGAAGGCGACGGTCGAGCAGGTGCAGCGCTGTGCGGAAGCCGGGGCCGATATCGTGCGCATCTCGGTGCCCGACGAGGCCAGCAGCCGCGCGCTCAAGGAGATCGTGCGCGAAAGCCCGGTGCCGATCGTGGCCGATATCCATTTCCACTACAAACGCGGGATCGAGGCGGCCGAGGCGGGCGCGGCCTGCCTCAGGATCAATCCCGGCAATATCGGCGACGAAACGCGCGTGAAGGAGGTCATCAAGGCCGCGCGCGACCATGGCTGTTCGATCCGGATCGGGGTCAATGCCGGGTCGTTGGAAAAGCACCTGCTGGAGAAATACGGCGAACCCTGCCCCGAGGCGATGATCGAAAGCGGTCTCGACCATATCCGCATCCTGCAGGACAACGATTTCCACGAGTTCAAGATTTCGTGCAAGGCGTCGGACGTGTTCCTGGCCGCTGCCGCCTACCAGGGTCTGGCCGAGGCGACGGATGCGCCGATCCACCTGGGGATCACCGAGGCCGGCGGGTTGATGTCGGGGACGATCAAGTCCTCCATCGGGTTGGGCAGCCTGCTGTGGGCCGGGATCGGCGACACGATCCGCGTGAGCCTGTCGGCCGATCCGGTCGAAGAGGTGAAGGTGGGCTTCGAGATCCTGAAATCGCTGGGTCTGCGCCATCGCGGGGTGAACATCATTTCTTGCCCCAGCTGCGCGCGGCAGGGGTTCGACGTGATCAAGACGGTCGAGGCGCTGGAAAAGCGGCTGGAGCACATCAAGACGCCGATGAGCCTGTCGATCATCGGCTGCGTGGTGAACGGGCCGGGCGAGGCGCTGATGACCGATGTCGGTTTCACCGGCGGCGGGGCGGGATCGGGGATGGTCTATCTGGCCGGTGTCCAGAGCCACAAGCTGTCGAACGAAGGCATGATCGAGCATATCGTCGAGCAGGTGGAAAAGAAGGCCGCCGAGATCGAGGCCGCGCGCGCGGCGGAAACCCAAGCGGCGGAATGA
- a CDS encoding Lrp/AsnC family transcriptional regulator, whose translation MKKIGLDATDIRILNAIQSHGQISKTRLSEIVNISATPCWARLDRLKAAGYIRGYHGDIALERICDFSQVIVTVSLTHHRKADFDRFEAWVGAHDEVTECMATGGGMDYVMKVICPSLGAFQAMMQAMVEAELGIDRYMTYIATRVIKAARPNIAKLVGPVPRDRTV comes from the coding sequence GTGAAGAAAATCGGCCTTGATGCGACCGACATCCGTATCCTGAACGCCATTCAGAGCCACGGCCAGATCAGCAAGACGCGGCTGTCGGAGATCGTGAACATCTCGGCCACGCCGTGTTGGGCGCGGCTCGACCGGCTCAAGGCTGCGGGCTACATCCGGGGGTATCACGGCGATATCGCGCTCGAGCGGATCTGCGATTTCTCGCAGGTGATCGTGACGGTATCCCTGACGCATCATCGCAAGGCCGATTTCGACCGGTTCGAAGCCTGGGTCGGCGCGCATGACGAGGTCACCGAATGCATGGCGACCGGCGGCGGCATGGATTACGTGATGAAGGTCATTTGCCCCTCGCTTGGCGCATTCCAGGCGATGATGCAGGCCATGGTCGAGGCCGAGCTCGGGATCGACCGCTACATGACCTATATCGCGACTCGGGTCATCAAGGCGGCACGGCCGAACATCGCGAAACTCGTCGGTCCCGTTCCCCGCGACCGAACGGTCTAG
- a CDS encoding glycine cleavage T C-terminal barrel domain-containing protein, whose translation MQADEFGFGTQIRKSPFFDATIRWGAKGFSVYNHMYIPRDFGDPEQNFWNLVNDAILCDVAVERQVEITGPDAARFVQMLTPRDLSKMAVGQCKYILITNADGGILNDPILLRLAETHFWISLADSDILLWAQGVAVHSGLDVQIREPDVSPLQLQGPKSGLIMQALFGEEILDLKYYWLREVELDGIPLIVSRTGWSSELGYELYLRDGSKGDMLWELIMAAGMEYGLKPGHTSSIRRIEGGMLSYHADADINTNPFELGLDRLVNLDMEADFIGKAALRRIRDAGVARKQVGLIIDADPLTGPNTTFWPINSDGAEIGKVTSAVYSPRLERNIALAMVAVDHAHLGLQVEVVLPSGPTTATVVERPFFDPKKSLAAA comes from the coding sequence ATGCAGGCAGATGAGTTCGGCTTTGGCACCCAGATCCGCAAATCCCCCTTTTTCGATGCGACCATCCGCTGGGGAGCCAAGGGGTTTTCCGTTTACAATCATATGTATATCCCGCGCGATTTCGGCGATCCGGAACAGAATTTCTGGAACCTCGTGAATGATGCGATCCTGTGTGATGTCGCTGTCGAGCGGCAGGTCGAGATCACCGGCCCGGATGCTGCGCGCTTCGTGCAGATGCTCACGCCGCGCGATCTGTCGAAGATGGCGGTGGGGCAGTGCAAGTACATCCTGATCACCAATGCCGATGGCGGCATTCTCAACGACCCGATCCTGCTGCGTCTGGCCGAAACCCATTTCTGGATATCACTCGCGGACAGCGACATCCTGCTCTGGGCGCAGGGTGTGGCGGTTCATTCCGGCCTCGACGTGCAGATCCGTGAACCCGATGTGTCGCCCCTGCAATTACAGGGGCCCAAATCGGGGCTGATCATGCAGGCGCTGTTCGGGGAGGAGATCCTCGATCTCAAATACTACTGGCTGCGGGAAGTCGAGCTGGACGGTATCCCGCTGATCGTCTCGCGCACGGGCTGGTCGAGCGAATTGGGTTACGAGCTGTATCTGCGCGACGGGTCCAAAGGCGACATGCTGTGGGAACTGATCATGGCGGCGGGGATGGAATACGGGCTCAAACCCGGCCATACCTCGTCGATCCGGCGGATCGAGGGCGGGATGCTGTCCTACCATGCGGATGCCGACATCAACACCAATCCGTTCGAGCTGGGTCTGGACCGGCTCGTCAACCTGGACATGGAGGCCGATTTCATCGGCAAGGCGGCGCTGCGGCGCATCCGCGACGCGGGTGTTGCGCGCAAACAGGTCGGGCTGATCATCGATGCCGATCCGCTGACGGGGCCCAATACCACCTTCTGGCCGATCAACAGCGACGGTGCGGAGATCGGGAAGGTGACATCGGCCGTCTATTCGCCAAGGCTCGAGCGCAATATCGCGCTGGCCATGGTCGCGGTGGATCATGCCCATCTCGGCCTGCAGGTGGAGGTTGTGCTGCCCTCGGGGCCGACGACGGCCACGGTCGTGGAACGCCCCTTCTTCGATCCCAAGAAGTCGCTGGCTGCGGCCTGA
- a CDS encoding OsmC family protein translates to MSDLAIQLHWQRAEPVLAAGHYSNAHRVSFNAHHDLEVDAAPDWGGDPAHTNPEQALASALSSCHMMTFLALAAKAGWPVAGYSDHAVAYLGKNPRGQMSVTRIDLHPVVRFDAGFAVSDDAMAEMQDRAHRYCFIANTLADTVEINIC, encoded by the coding sequence ATGTCCGATCTGGCGATCCAACTGCACTGGCAGCGTGCGGAACCCGTGCTTGCGGCGGGCCATTATTCCAATGCGCACCGGGTGTCTTTCAATGCGCATCACGATCTCGAGGTGGATGCCGCCCCCGATTGGGGCGGTGACCCGGCCCATACCAATCCCGAACAGGCGCTGGCCTCGGCGCTGTCGAGCTGTCACATGATGACTTTCCTCGCGCTTGCGGCCAAGGCGGGTTGGCCGGTGGCGGGGTATTCCGACCATGCCGTGGCCTATCTGGGCAAGAACCCCAGGGGACAGATGTCGGTCACCCGGATCGACCTGCATCCGGTCGTGCGCTTCGATGCGGGCTTTGCCGTGTCCGATGACGCCATGGCCGAGATGCAGGATCGCGCCCATCGATACTGTTTCATCGCGAACACCCTGGCCGACACGGTCGAGATCAACATCTGCTGA
- a CDS encoding enoyl-CoA hydratase, producing MSILLREQDADGVLRLTLNDPARRNALSEAMLTALGGTVEEAGRDPEVRVIVLAAEGPVFCAGHDLKEMTAGRAEQDRGRAYFTRILGQCSAVMQGIVACPKPVIAEVRGIATAAGCQLVASCDLALAAETAMFCTPGVHIGLFCSTPMVALSRNVSNKHAMEMLLTGDMMPAARAAEIGLLNRSVAPEVLRDEVTSLVRKIASKSALTLATGKRAFYAQREMPLAEAYAHASQVMVENMLARDAEEGIGAFVEKRAPVWVDA from the coding sequence ATGAGCATTCTTTTGCGCGAACAGGATGCCGATGGCGTCTTGCGATTGACCCTGAACGATCCGGCGCGGCGAAACGCCTTGTCCGAGGCGATGCTGACGGCCCTTGGCGGAACCGTCGAGGAGGCGGGGCGCGACCCGGAGGTGCGGGTGATCGTGCTGGCGGCCGAGGGGCCGGTTTTCTGCGCGGGCCATGATCTGAAGGAGATGACCGCCGGCCGCGCCGAACAGGACCGGGGCAGGGCCTATTTCACGCGCATCCTGGGCCAATGTTCGGCTGTCATGCAGGGGATCGTGGCCTGCCCGAAACCCGTGATCGCCGAAGTGCGCGGGATCGCGACGGCGGCGGGCTGCCAGCTTGTGGCCAGTTGCGATCTTGCCCTTGCCGCCGAAACGGCGATGTTCTGCACACCGGGCGTGCATATCGGGCTGTTTTGTTCGACGCCCATGGTGGCGCTGTCGCGCAATGTCTCGAACAAGCATGCGATGGAAATGCTGCTTACGGGCGACATGATGCCTGCTGCCCGCGCGGCAGAGATCGGATTGCTCAACCGCAGCGTGGCGCCCGAAGTCTTGCGGGACGAGGTCACGAGCCTGGTGCGCAAGATCGCGTCCAAATCCGCCCTCACGCTGGCCACGGGCAAGCGCGCGTTCTACGCGCAGCGCGAGATGCCGCTGGCAGAGGCCTATGCCCATGCATCGCAGGTCATGGTCGAGAACATGCTGGCCCGCGATGCCGAAGAGGGGATCGGCGCATTCGTCGAAAAGCGCGCGCCCGTCTGGGTGGATGCCTGA
- the dusA gene encoding tRNA dihydrouridine(20/20a) synthase DusA translates to MSLTAATTAARLSVAPMMDWTDRHCRYLHRLMSREALLYTEMVTAPAVIHGDRDRLLGFDAAEHPVALQLGGSDPAELAEATRIAASYGYDEINLNVGCPSDRVQSGCFGAVLMERPGLVADCVAAMIAASPVEVTVKCRIGVDDQNPQEVLPAFLETVSAAGVRRFAVHARKAWLQGLSPKENRDIPPLDYPLVHAMTRAFPDLHLSINGGITTLEEAQAHLAAGMDGVMIGRAAYHTPADILLFADRDIFGAATPPRTAEQVAQAMLPYIEAHLQAGGRLHQVTRHMLGLFAGRPGARGWKRYLSENAHRDGAGPEVVEHALAEVTARAA, encoded by the coding sequence ATGTCCCTGACCGCCGCCACGACTGCCGCGCGCCTGTCGGTTGCCCCGATGATGGACTGGACCGACCGTCATTGCCGGTATCTGCACCGGCTGATGTCGCGTGAGGCGCTGCTTTATACCGAGATGGTCACGGCCCCCGCCGTCATTCACGGAGATCGCGACAGGCTTTTGGGATTTGACGCGGCCGAGCATCCGGTGGCCTTGCAGCTGGGCGGGTCCGATCCGGCCGAACTGGCCGAGGCCACGCGGATCGCCGCCTCCTATGGGTATGACGAGATCAACCTCAATGTCGGCTGCCCCTCGGACCGGGTGCAATCGGGGTGTTTCGGCGCGGTCCTGATGGAACGGCCGGGTCTTGTCGCCGATTGCGTGGCCGCCATGATCGCGGCAAGCCCGGTCGAGGTGACGGTGAAATGCCGGATCGGCGTCGATGACCAGAACCCCCAAGAGGTGCTTCCGGCCTTTCTGGAAACGGTGTCGGCAGCCGGGGTGCGCCGCTTTGCGGTGCATGCGCGCAAGGCCTGGCTTCAGGGTCTGAGCCCCAAGGAAAACCGCGATATCCCGCCACTGGATTACCCGCTGGTCCATGCCATGACGCGCGCCTTTCCCGATCTGCACCTGTCGATCAATGGCGGGATCACCACGCTGGAGGAGGCGCAGGCGCATCTGGCGGCCGGGATGGACGGGGTGATGATCGGGCGCGCGGCCTATCACACGCCCGCCGATATCTTGCTGTTCGCTGACCGCGACATCTTTGGCGCGGCGACCCCGCCCAGGACCGCCGAACAGGTCGCGCAAGCCATGCTGCCCTATATCGAGGCGCATCTGCAGGCGGGCGGGCGGCTGCACCAGGTCACGCGGCACATGCTGGGGCTTTTTGCGGGGCGTCCCGGCGCGCGGGGCTGGAAGCGCTACCTGAGCGAGAATGCCCATCGCGATGGGGCGGGGCCAGAGGTGGTCGAACACGCGCTGGCCGAGGTGACGGCGCGCGCGGCCTGA
- a CDS encoding DUF1289 domain-containing protein yields the protein MTDEIWSRAEIESPCVKICVVHPEARICTGCLRTIDEITQWSRMSPEDRRTVMAALPARKSALGQRRGGRAARIKRMGEG from the coding sequence ATGACCGATGAGATCTGGAGCCGGGCGGAAATCGAAAGCCCCTGCGTCAAGATCTGCGTCGTCCATCCCGAGGCGCGGATCTGCACCGGCTGCCTGCGCACCATCGACGAGATCACGCAATGGTCGCGGATGAGCCCCGAGGACCGCCGCACCGTCATGGCGGCCCTGCCCGCCCGCAAGAGCGCGCTGGGCCAGCGTCGGGGGGGGCGTGCCGCCCGCATCAAGCGGATGGGCGAAGGCTGA
- the ruvX gene encoding Holliday junction resolvase RuvX, with the protein MIFEDIAGFAAALPRDRGLMGLDLGTKTIGVALSDRLLSAASALETVKRVKFTQDAARLAEIARAREIGGIVLGLPANMDGSEGPRAQSTRAFARNLSRLPEFEGLPITFWDERLSTVAAERALLEADTSRKRRAEVIDAVAAGYILQGALDRLRHLRGIDHDR; encoded by the coding sequence TTGATTTTCGAGGATATCGCCGGTTTCGCCGCCGCCCTGCCAAGGGATCGCGGCCTGATGGGGCTGGACCTCGGCACCAAGACGATCGGCGTCGCGCTCTCTGACCGGCTCTTGTCGGCGGCGAGCGCACTGGAAACCGTGAAGCGGGTGAAATTCACCCAAGACGCCGCAAGATTGGCCGAAATCGCCCGTGCGCGCGAAATAGGCGGCATCGTGCTGGGCCTGCCCGCCAATATGGACGGGAGCGAGGGGCCGCGCGCGCAATCCACCCGCGCCTTTGCCCGGAACCTGTCGCGCCTGCCCGAATTCGAGGGGCTGCCCATCACCTTCTGGGACGAGCGCCTCAGCACGGTTGCGGCAGAAAGGGCACTCCTCGAGGCGGATACGTCACGCAAACGTCGCGCAGAGGTGATCGATGCGGTCGCCGCAGGCTATATCCTGCAAGGAGCGCTGGACAGGCTCCGGCATTTGCGAGGGATAGACCATGACCGATGA
- the ccmI gene encoding c-type cytochrome biogenesis protein CcmI: protein MGFWIATGAFSALVMLVLMLAVLRPRKATVPAAAYDLQVYRDQLREVEKDIARGILSEEEGVRARTEVSRRVLEADRALQQAKAAELRASGLDRAILGVGLVATVAGAFLVYLQIGAPGYSDLPIATRIELVEERRATRPAQAEAEEQVPFREGLPPDPRREELVAQLRTIMEQRPDDAQGLGLLATNEAALGNFRAARVAQERLIALMGDQATGFHHIDLAEMMILAAGGYVSPEAEAALTRGLQLEPRNGTGRYYAGLMFAQQGRPDLAFPIWRNLLADSTIDAPWVEPILLQIEEVMFLAGVPESMSDLPQPAPAAGTARGPSAEDLAAAENMSAEDRQAMIESMVEGLAARLASEGGTPEEWARLIGAQIVLGRTDQARAIYDEGRTVFAESPEALTILDAAAAPLNEAQD from the coding sequence ATGGGATTCTGGATTGCAACGGGGGCGTTTTCGGCGCTGGTGATGCTGGTGCTGATGCTGGCCGTCCTGCGCCCACGCAAGGCGACGGTCCCGGCGGCGGCTTACGACCTGCAAGTCTACCGCGACCAGCTGCGCGAGGTCGAAAAGGACATCGCGCGCGGCATCCTGTCCGAGGAAGAAGGGGTGCGCGCGCGCACCGAGGTGTCGCGCCGCGTGCTGGAGGCGGACCGCGCCCTGCAACAGGCCAAGGCGGCGGAGTTGCGCGCAAGCGGGCTTGACCGCGCCATCCTTGGTGTGGGGCTTGTGGCGACCGTGGCGGGGGCCTTTCTCGTCTATCTCCAGATCGGCGCGCCGGGCTACAGCGACCTGCCGATTGCCACCCGGATCGAACTGGTCGAGGAACGCCGCGCCACCCGACCCGCACAGGCCGAGGCCGAGGAACAGGTGCCCTTCCGCGAAGGTCTGCCACCCGATCCCCGCCGCGAGGAACTGGTGGCGCAATTGCGCACCATCATGGAACAGCGCCCAGACGACGCGCAGGGTCTTGGCCTTCTGGCGACGAACGAGGCTGCCTTGGGCAACTTCCGCGCCGCGCGCGTGGCACAGGAACGCCTGATCGCGCTTATGGGCGATCAGGCGACTGGCTTTCATCACATCGACCTGGCCGAGATGATGATCCTTGCCGCAGGCGGCTATGTCTCGCCCGAGGCGGAGGCGGCCTTGACCCGTGGCCTGCAACTGGAACCGCGCAACGGAACCGGGCGCTATTACGCGGGGCTGATGTTTGCCCAGCAGGGTCGGCCGGATCTCGCCTTTCCGATCTGGCGCAATCTTCTGGCCGATTCGACCATCGACGCGCCCTGGGTCGAACCGATCCTGTTGCAGATCGAAGAGGTAATGTTCCTCGCCGGTGTGCCCGAAAGCATGTCGGACCTGCCCCAGCCCGCCCCTGCCGCCGGCACCGCCCGTGGCCCCAGCGCCGAGGATCTGGCGGCCGCCGAAAACATGAGCGCCGAGGATCGTCAGGCCATGATCGAAAGCATGGTCGAGGGTTTGGCCGCCCGTCTCGCCTCCGAAGGCGGCACGCCCGAGGAATGGGCGCGCCTGATCGGGGCGCAGATCGTGCTGGGTCGCACCGATCAAGCCCGCGCGATCTATGACGAGGGCAGAACCGTCTTTGCCGAAAGCCCCGAGGCCCTGACCATCCTCGATGCGGCCGCAGCCCCCTTGAACGAGGCGCAGGATTGA